A window of Haliscomenobacter hydrossis DSM 1100 contains these coding sequences:
- a CDS encoding DUF5615 family PIN-like protein, protein MILADENLNFKFVQSLRDEGYPVTTIQDKQLQGISDQMVIEVAQHQSAVVLTEDKDFGELVYAHNLQDTTIIFLRYRKPELEITNKLLLQVVKDYYLKPGKRFITIARGFIRVNEL, encoded by the coding sequence ATGATTCTGGCAGACGAAAACCTCAATTTTAAGTTTGTACAATCCCTCAGAGATGAGGGCTATCCCGTTACTACCATCCAAGATAAACAGTTGCAAGGTATCTCAGATCAGATGGTAATTGAAGTTGCCCAACACCAGAGTGCCGTTGTTCTAACGGAAGATAAGGATTTTGGTGAACTCGTATATGCGCACAACTTGCAGGATACTACCATCATCTTTCTGCGGTATAGAAAACCGGAACTTGAAATTACCAATAAACTTTTGTTGCAAGTGGTCAAAGACTACTATTTGAAACCAGGCAAACGCTTCATTACCATTGCGAGAGGATTCATTCGGGTAAATGAAT
- a CDS encoding DUF433 domain-containing protein, whose amino-acid sequence MEHLMIERNPEIMFGKPVIKGTRITVEFLMRKLADGFTVDEILEMYPHLSLAQILAAFAYAADIIANEIVIEAA is encoded by the coding sequence ATGGAGCATCTGATGATTGAAAGAAACCCCGAAATCATGTTTGGGAAACCCGTGATCAAAGGCACGCGTATCACCGTGGAATTTTTGATGCGTAAGTTGGCAGATGGATTTACCGTTGATGAGATTTTAGAAATGTACCCTCACCTGTCCTTAGCGCAGATACTAGCTGCTTTTGCTTACGCGGCGGATATTATTGCAAATGAAATAGTCATTGAAGCGGCTTGA